One window of Pectobacterium carotovorum genomic DNA carries:
- the crl gene encoding sigma factor-binding protein Crl has translation MMLPSGHLKSRLMKNFMALGPYIREAQCEGSAFFFDCLAVCVNIKPAPEQREFWGWWLNLEDTGEVFAYEYYYGLFDKQGNWREEKIKDKAVMEQVENAKQAFHVRLEKMLHSLEPACTLVVRP, from the coding sequence ATGATGTTACCGAGTGGACACCTCAAAAGCCGGCTCATGAAAAACTTTATGGCACTGGGGCCTTATATCCGTGAAGCACAGTGTGAAGGTTCCGCATTCTTCTTTGATTGTCTGGCGGTCTGCGTCAACATCAAACCAGCGCCAGAACAGCGGGAGTTCTGGGGCTGGTGGCTGAATTTGGAAGATACCGGTGAAGTCTTTGCCTATGAGTATTACTACGGCTTATTTGATAAGCAGGGCAATTGGCGCGAGGAAAAGATCAAGGATAAAGCCGTGATGGAGCAGGTAGAAAATGCCAAACAAGCTTTCCATGTTCGGCTGGAGAAAATGCTGCACTCGCTGGAACCCGCCTGTACCCTTGTCGTTCGACCGTGA
- the proA gene encoding glutamate-5-semialdehyde dehydrogenase codes for MLEQMGKAAKAASYQLAVLSTAQKDRALLTIADLLEAESETILAANALDLADARQNGMSAALQDRLLLTQERLSAIASDVRQVCRLTDPVGQVIDGSMLDNGLKLERRRVPLGVVGVIYEARPNVTIDVASLCLKTGNAVILRGGKETYRTNAATVKVIQQALSQCGLPAAAVQAIESPERELVNQLLKLDRYVDMLIPRGGAGLHKLCREQSTIPVITGGIGVCHIYADDSIDFDKALTVIESAKVQRPSACNSLETLLVNQRIADRFLPELSKKMAASGVTLHASPSAMPYLTDGPASVVAVEDANYNDEWLSNDLNVTLVDDLDAAVAHIREHGTQHSDAILTRSLGNAERFVREVDSSAVYVNASTRFTDGGQFGLGAEVAVSTQKLHARGPMGLEALTTYKWIGYGDDLIRV; via the coding sequence ATGCTTGAACAAATGGGTAAAGCGGCAAAAGCGGCCTCTTATCAGCTAGCGGTCTTGAGCACGGCTCAGAAAGATCGTGCGTTGCTGACGATAGCGGATTTGCTGGAAGCCGAGAGCGAGACGATTCTGGCAGCTAACGCGCTGGATTTAGCCGATGCACGCCAAAATGGCATGAGTGCGGCGTTACAGGATCGTCTGCTCTTAACGCAGGAAAGACTGAGCGCGATTGCCAGCGATGTGCGTCAAGTATGCCGTCTGACCGATCCGGTAGGGCAGGTGATTGATGGCAGCATGCTGGATAACGGGCTTAAGCTGGAGCGTCGTCGTGTGCCGCTGGGCGTAGTTGGCGTGATTTATGAAGCGCGTCCGAACGTCACCATTGATGTGGCGTCCCTGTGCCTGAAAACCGGTAACGCGGTGATTCTGCGCGGTGGCAAAGAGACGTATCGCACTAATGCAGCAACGGTAAAAGTGATTCAGCAGGCACTGTCACAGTGCGGCCTGCCTGCCGCTGCGGTGCAGGCAATTGAAAGCCCGGAGCGTGAGCTGGTCAATCAACTGCTGAAGCTCGATCGCTACGTGGATATGCTGATTCCGCGCGGTGGTGCAGGTCTGCATAAGCTGTGTCGCGAACAATCGACAATTCCGGTCATCACTGGTGGTATCGGCGTTTGCCACATTTATGCTGACGACAGCATCGATTTCGACAAAGCGCTGACCGTCATTGAAAGTGCTAAGGTACAGCGCCCTAGCGCCTGCAACAGCCTGGAAACGCTGTTGGTCAATCAACGTATCGCTGACCGTTTCCTGCCGGAACTGAGCAAAAAAATGGCGGCGTCTGGTGTTACGTTACATGCCAGCCCGTCAGCAATGCCTTACCTGACCGATGGCCCGGCAAGCGTCGTTGCCGTGGAAGATGCCAACTACAATGATGAATGGCTCTCTAACGACCTGAACGTCACGCTGGTGGACGATCTGGATGCGGCGGTGGCCCATATCCGCGAACATGGTACACAGCACTCTGATGCGATTCTGACGCGCTCCTTGGGCAATGCAGAACGCTTCGTGCGTGAAGTGGACTCCTCTGCGGTGTATGTCAACGCCAGTACGCGTTTCACCGACGGCGGCCAGTTTGGCCTCGGCGCGGAAGTGGCAGTCAGTACCCAGAAACTGCATGCGCGCGGTCCAATGGGGTTGGAAGCGCTGACCACCTATAAGTGGATTGGTTATGGCGACGATCTGATTCGTGTGTAA
- the proB gene encoding glutamate 5-kinase, whose product MSGSQTLVVKLGTSVLTGGSRRLNRAHIVELVRQCAQQHAAGHRIVIVTSGAIAAGREHLGYPELPATIATKQLLAAVGQSRLIQLWEQLFSIYGIHVGQMLLTRADMEDRERFLNARDTMRALLDSNIVPVINENDAVATAEIKVGDNDNLSALVAILADADKLLLLTDQAGLFTADPRNNPDAELIREVTGINDALRSIAGDSVSGLGTGGMSTKLQAADVACRAGIDVVIAAGNKPGVIGDVIADISVGTRFHALDAPLESRKHWIFGAPPAGEITVDDGALSAILERGSSLLPKGIRTVEGNFSRGEVIRVRSLAGRDVAHAVTRYNSDALRMIAGHHSQQIADILGYEYGPVAIHRDDMIIN is encoded by the coding sequence ATGAGCGGCAGCCAGACTTTGGTTGTGAAACTGGGCACCAGCGTGCTAACCGGCGGTTCGCGCCGTCTTAACCGCGCCCACATTGTTGAACTGGTGCGCCAGTGCGCGCAGCAACATGCGGCAGGGCATCGGATTGTTATTGTCACCTCAGGGGCGATTGCCGCCGGACGTGAACATTTGGGTTACCCCGAACTCCCGGCCACGATTGCGACCAAACAACTGCTGGCCGCCGTGGGTCAAAGTCGCCTGATTCAACTGTGGGAACAGCTGTTTTCCATCTACGGTATCCACGTCGGACAAATGCTGCTGACGCGTGCGGATATGGAAGATCGTGAGCGTTTCCTCAACGCGCGCGACACCATGCGAGCGCTACTGGATAGCAATATCGTCCCGGTCATTAATGAAAACGACGCCGTTGCGACCGCCGAAATCAAGGTCGGTGACAACGACAACCTGTCTGCGCTAGTGGCGATTCTGGCCGATGCGGATAAGCTGCTGCTGCTGACCGATCAGGCTGGGCTGTTTACCGCCGATCCGCGCAATAATCCTGATGCTGAACTGATCCGTGAAGTCACCGGTATCAACGATGCGCTGCGCAGCATTGCGGGCGACAGCGTGTCTGGTCTCGGAACGGGTGGCATGTCGACCAAATTGCAGGCTGCTGATGTGGCCTGCCGCGCCGGTATCGACGTGGTGATTGCCGCAGGCAACAAACCGGGTGTGATTGGTGATGTGATTGCCGATATTTCTGTCGGAACGCGTTTTCATGCACTGGATGCGCCGCTGGAAAGCCGTAAACACTGGATTTTTGGCGCACCGCCGGCAGGGGAAATCACCGTTGATGACGGCGCGCTCTCGGCGATCCTCGAGCGCGGCAGTTCGCTGCTGCCTAAAGGTATTCGCACCGTAGAAGGGAATTTCTCCCGTGGTGAAGTGATCCGCGTGCGTAGTCTGGCGGGGCGCGATGTGGCGCATGCTGTGACGCGTTATAACAGCGATGCGCTGCGTATGATTGCCGGACACCACTCTCAACAGATTGCCGATATTCTTGGCTACGAATATGGTCCGGTGGCTATCCACCGCGACGATATGATTATCAATTAA
- the pepD gene encoding beta-Ala-His dipeptidase translates to MSELSQLSPQPLWNIFAKICSIPHPSYHEEALAAHILEWAKEKGIYTERDQVGNILLRKAATAGMENRKPVVLQAHLDMVPQKNNDTVHDFTTDPIQPYVDGEWLKARGTTLGADNGIGMASALAVLADPSVEHGPLEVLLTMTEEAGMDGAFGLQPNWLQGEILINTDSEEEGEIYMGCAGGIDFITRLPLVRELPPAGYHTLKLTIKGLKGGHSGCDIHLGLGNANKLLARFLFEQAQALDIRILDLNGGTLRNAIPREAFATLSLPAANVEQLKALSQEYLAVLKNELSAVEKNVTVLVEASDSNEHPLTQDSRDRLLALLNATPNGVIRMSDEVKGVVETSLNLGVVTMEDDHAEIICLIRSLIDSGKDAVVGTLTALGQLAGAKTSPKGGYPGWQPDAHSPVMALVRETYQKLFNKTPNIMVIHAGLECGLFKKPYPDMDMVSIGPTITGPHSPDEQVHIGSVDLYWKLLTALLKAIPSRA, encoded by the coding sequence GTGTCTGAATTATCTCAACTTTCCCCCCAGCCTCTGTGGAATATTTTCGCCAAGATCTGTTCTATCCCACACCCTTCTTATCATGAAGAAGCGCTGGCTGCGCACATTCTGGAATGGGCTAAAGAGAAAGGCATCTATACCGAGCGCGATCAGGTCGGCAATATTCTGCTGCGCAAAGCGGCAACCGCAGGCATGGAAAATCGCAAACCTGTCGTGTTGCAGGCGCATCTGGACATGGTGCCACAGAAAAACAACGACACCGTACACGATTTCACCACCGATCCGATCCAACCTTACGTTGACGGTGAGTGGCTGAAAGCACGCGGCACCACGCTAGGCGCGGATAACGGTATCGGTATGGCTTCTGCTCTGGCAGTGTTGGCCGATCCAAGCGTTGAGCACGGCCCGCTGGAAGTGCTGCTGACGATGACGGAAGAAGCCGGTATGGATGGCGCGTTTGGCCTGCAACCTAACTGGCTTCAGGGCGAAATCCTGATCAATACCGATTCGGAAGAAGAAGGCGAGATCTACATGGGTTGCGCCGGCGGTATTGACTTCATCACCCGCCTGCCGCTGGTGCGCGAACTGCCACCTGCCGGTTATCACACGCTGAAGCTGACGATTAAAGGGCTGAAAGGCGGCCACTCCGGCTGTGACATCCATTTGGGGCTGGGCAACGCCAACAAACTGCTGGCTCGTTTCCTGTTCGAACAGGCGCAAGCGCTGGATATCCGCATTCTCGATCTGAACGGTGGGACGCTGCGTAACGCGATTCCGCGTGAAGCCTTCGCCACGCTGTCACTGCCTGCCGCTAACGTCGAGCAGTTGAAAGCGCTGAGCCAAGAGTATCTGGCCGTGCTGAAAAATGAACTGTCCGCCGTTGAGAAAAACGTGACCGTACTGGTGGAAGCCAGCGACAGCAATGAGCACCCGCTGACGCAGGACAGCCGCGATCGCCTGCTGGCACTGCTCAACGCCACGCCGAACGGCGTGATCCGCATGAGCGACGAAGTCAAAGGCGTGGTAGAAACGTCACTGAACCTCGGCGTTGTCACGATGGAAGACGACCACGCAGAAATCATCTGCCTGATTCGTTCCCTGATCGACAGCGGTAAAGACGCCGTCGTCGGTACGCTGACGGCGCTGGGCCAGTTGGCTGGCGCGAAAACATCACCGAAAGGTGGCTACCCTGGCTGGCAGCCGGATGCCCATTCGCCGGTCATGGCGCTGGTGCGTGAAACGTATCAGAAGCTGTTCAACAAGACGCCGAACATCATGGTGATTCACGCCGGTCTGGAATGTGGTCTGTTCAAAAAACCGTACCCAGACATGGATATGGTCTCCATCGGGCCGACCATCACCGGGCCGCACTCCCCGGATGAGCAAGTGCATATCGGCAGCGTCGATTTGTACTGGAAATTGCTGACAGCGCTGCTGAAAGCGATTCCGTCACGTGCTTAA
- a CDS encoding IS256 family transposase — protein sequence MDEKKLKALAAELAKGLKTEADLNAFSRMLTKLTVETALNAELTEHLGHEKNAPKSGSNTRNGYSSKTVLCDDGEIELSTPRDRENTFDPQLIKKNQTRITQMDSQILSLYAKGMTTREIVSTFKEMYDADVSPTLISKVTDAVKEQVTEWQNRPLDSLYPIVYLDCIVVKVRHSGSVINKAVFLALGINTEGQKELLGMWLAENEGAKFWLTVLTELKNRGLQDILIACVDGLKGFPEAINSVYPQTHIQLCIIHMVRNSLKYVSWKDYKGITSGLKAVYQAPTEEAALMALDTFAGIWDEKYPQISKSWRAHWENLNTFFGYPPDIRKAIYTTNAIESLNSVIRQAIKKRKAFPTDDSVRKVIYLAIQSASKKWSMPIQNWRLAMSRFIIEFGDRLSDHL from the coding sequence ATGGACGAAAAGAAACTTAAAGCACTGGCTGCTGAATTGGCTAAAGGCCTTAAAACCGAAGCCGACCTCAATGCGTTTTCCCGCATGCTGACGAAGTTAACCGTCGAAACCGCGCTCAATGCAGAACTGACTGAGCATCTCGGGCACGAAAAAAATGCCCCTAAATCAGGCTCCAATACCCGAAATGGTTACTCGTCTAAAACCGTGTTATGTGACGACGGTGAGATTGAACTAAGCACGCCACGTGACCGTGAAAACACCTTCGATCCGCAACTGATAAAGAAAAATCAGACGCGCATCACGCAGATGGACAGCCAGATTTTATCCCTGTACGCCAAAGGTATGACGACCCGTGAAATCGTTTCTACATTCAAAGAGATGTACGATGCCGATGTGTCGCCCACGCTGATATCCAAAGTCACCGATGCGGTTAAAGAACAGGTGACAGAATGGCAAAATCGTCCGTTAGACTCACTGTATCCCATTGTTTACCTTGATTGTATTGTGGTGAAAGTCCGTCATAGCGGCAGTGTCATTAACAAAGCGGTATTCCTCGCTCTGGGTATTAACACCGAAGGCCAGAAAGAGCTGCTGGGTATGTGGCTGGCCGAAAACGAAGGCGCGAAGTTCTGGCTAACAGTGCTGACGGAGCTTAAAAACCGAGGACTTCAGGACATCCTGATTGCCTGCGTGGACGGCTTGAAAGGCTTCCCAGAGGCCATCAACAGCGTCTATCCGCAGACACATATCCAACTGTGCATCATCCACATGGTGCGAAACAGCCTGAAATACGTCTCGTGGAAGGATTACAAGGGCATCACCAGCGGGCTGAAAGCGGTGTATCAGGCCCCAACCGAGGAAGCGGCGTTGATGGCGCTGGACACATTCGCGGGCATCTGGGATGAGAAATACCCCCAAATCAGCAAAAGCTGGCGTGCGCACTGGGAAAATCTCAACACGTTCTTTGGCTACCCGCCGGATATCCGCAAGGCTATCTACACCACCAATGCCATCGAGTCGCTGAACAGTGTGATTAGGCAGGCGATAAAGAAACGTAAGGCGTTCCCGACAGATGATTCGGTACGTAAAGTGATTTATCTGGCGATACAGTCGGCCTCGAAAAAATGGAGTATGCCGATCCAGAACTGGCGGCTGGCAATGAGCCGTTTTATTATCGAGTTCGGTGACCGCCTGAGCGATCACCTTTAA
- a CDS encoding IS5 family transposase, with translation MAKQKFKITNWSAYNNALRQRGSLTVWLDESAIAAWTDNAQPEGRGRPLHYSEISHLVIDSTGLKVFGEGEWKVRQYGTDKHRVWRKRHLAADSVTHETICADLSLSGTTDAQALPVLINQTHRKIKQASEDGAYDVCYWYDALMKKKIRPLISPRKGAQYWPDKYPERNHAVANQHLSGSNGVWKKKVGYHRRSVAETAMFRIKTLLGGHLSLRDYDAQVGEAMAMVNALNRMTLLGMPHSVRIA, from the coding sequence ATGGCAAAGCAAAAGTTTAAAATCACCAACTGGTCTGCCTACAACAACGCGCTCAGGCAACGTGGTTCACTGACGGTCTGGCTTGATGAATCAGCGATTGCCGCATGGACCGACAACGCACAACCTGAAGGTCGTGGCCGACCACTTCACTACAGTGAAATCTCGCATCTGGTCATCGACAGTACCGGTCTGAAGGTCTTCGGCGAAGGCGAATGGAAAGTCAGGCAGTACGGGACAGATAAGCACAGAGTATGGAGAAAACGCCATCTGGCGGCAGACAGTGTCACACATGAGACTATCTGTGCCGATTTATCTCTCAGTGGAACCACTGATGCGCAGGCTCTTCCTGTGTTGATAAACCAGACTCACCGCAAAATCAAACAAGCCTCAGAAGATGGCGCTTACGATGTCTGCTACTGGTATGATGCCCTGATGAAGAAAAAAATCAGGCCACTCATCTCGCCGCGAAAGGGTGCGCAATACTGGCCCGACAAGTACCCTGAGCGTAACCATGCAGTGGCGAATCAGCACCTGAGCGGAAGTAATGGCGTCTGGAAAAAGAAAGTGGGTTATCACCGTCGCTCAGTGGCAGAAACGGCTATGTTCCGTATCAAAACCCTGCTGGGTGGTCATCTGAGCCTGCGGGACTATGACGCGCAGGTGGGTGAAGCGATGGCGATGGTTAACGCGCTGAACCGAATGACGTTATTGGGTATGCCGCACAGCGTCCGGATCGCGTAA
- the frsA gene encoding esterase FrsA — translation MAQANLSETLFKPSFKHPETSTLVRRARNSQDVQGLHSTLEGEKTHSWYRMINRLMWIWRGVDPWEIEDVLSRIAASKADRSNEQLLDTVIGYRGGNWIYEWAKQGADWQQRATENEDDAQTGQLWLNAANLYSIAAYPHIKGDELAEQAQTLANRAYEEAAKYLSYELKELTFPIAGGGTLTGFLHMPAQAKAPFPTVLMCGSLEMLQSDYHRLFQDYFAPAGMAMLTIDVPSVGFSSRWKLTQDSSFLHQQVLRALPDVPWVDHTRVVAFGFRFGANIAVRLAYLESQRLRGVACLGPVVHHLLSDPNRQQQVPDMFMDVLASRLGMPFSTDASLKTELGRYSLKTQGLLGRRCPTPMLAGYWDNDPLCPKEEASLIVNSSAQGKLLAVNFSPVYQNFHRALQQISGWLQDKVC, via the coding sequence GTGGCGCAAGCTAACCTGTCTGAAACGCTATTCAAACCATCCTTTAAACATCCAGAAACCTCGACGTTGGTCAGACGTGCGCGGAATAGTCAGGACGTGCAGGGGCTGCATTCTACGCTGGAAGGGGAGAAGACCCATAGTTGGTATCGGATGATTAACCGGCTGATGTGGATTTGGCGTGGTGTTGACCCGTGGGAAATCGAAGACGTACTGTCGCGCATCGCTGCTAGTAAGGCCGACAGAAGTAATGAACAACTGCTCGATACGGTGATCGGCTACCGCGGCGGTAACTGGATTTATGAATGGGCGAAGCAGGGCGCAGACTGGCAGCAGCGGGCCACGGAAAATGAAGATGACGCGCAAACCGGGCAACTCTGGTTGAATGCTGCCAACCTCTACAGCATTGCTGCCTATCCGCATATTAAAGGTGATGAGCTGGCGGAGCAGGCGCAAACGCTTGCAAACCGCGCCTATGAAGAGGCCGCCAAGTACCTGTCTTACGAACTCAAAGAACTGACCTTCCCGATTGCTGGCGGCGGTACGCTGACCGGTTTTCTGCATATGCCTGCGCAGGCGAAAGCGCCTTTCCCAACGGTGCTTATGTGCGGCAGTCTGGAAATGTTGCAGAGCGATTATCATCGCCTGTTTCAGGACTATTTTGCGCCAGCGGGCATGGCAATGCTGACGATTGATGTCCCCTCAGTTGGATTTTCTTCCCGTTGGAAGCTGACTCAGGATTCCAGCTTCCTGCATCAGCAGGTCTTGCGCGCGCTGCCGGATGTCCCGTGGGTCGATCACACCCGCGTTGTCGCGTTTGGCTTCCGTTTTGGGGCCAACATTGCCGTTCGGCTGGCGTATCTGGAATCGCAGCGCTTGCGCGGTGTGGCCTGCCTTGGCCCGGTAGTTCACCATCTGTTAAGCGATCCGAATCGTCAGCAGCAGGTGCCGGATATGTTTATGGATGTGCTGGCGAGCCGGCTGGGTATGCCGTTCTCGACGGATGCCTCGCTGAAAACCGAGCTGGGGCGCTATTCGCTGAAAACGCAGGGGCTGCTAGGACGCCGCTGCCCGACGCCGATGCTGGCAGGCTACTGGGATAACGATCCACTCTGCCCGAAAGAAGAGGCCAGCCTGATTGTGAATTCATCCGCACAAGGGAAACTGCTGGCGGTTAATTTCTCGCCGGTGTACCAGAATTTCCACCGCGCACTACAGCAAATCAGCGGTTGGTTGCAGGATAAAGTGTGTTGA
- a CDS encoding site-specific integrase yields MAQRDNLYRRSSGIYVVRIAVPARYRLYTGQREIHASTETNDIRKARAIAAGLLVVWQRCLGEYQKLDREKLVSSAPALAGEGMISLAEFCGLTSASLQQVAQRLLDTNIPLFWLADGRPAYYVEDLSLVDKDDPGASGFIIDSAINIGIRGSLNGYIQPLVASRILRQMIAGETLEAETAFKSSEASSKAAWFVDFPGVEISPTSLMIHRVQAERLRLFWLSYSPVLSPATPEKPKAISTAILSPSLPENEYVNRKYYSVKMSELCEKYIRYKRGGKFTEKAENRVREGFSLLVEVMGDPKLIKVDRDYLREYESLLRSIPARRDLAKIRYKINDIHKLVVKAKENGDSLMSDNTVRKYMRVIFEAFRWADGEGIFIKSPANQFFAPVENEKMDQDFKADFTDEDLRAIFNCPWFKRGTVDRNSEGRFHHYRAFHYWLPLIGFFTGARINELCQLYLDDIKQDATGFYFFEINNDRADQSLKTINSRRKIPLHPTLIKLGLIRYCEALKKAGHARLFPELPYHPVKGYGDKASDWFNRSLLKKRLGFEKDSKKSFHSFRHTFSTRLKQAGIDSETRAQFVGHIRGSGETENRYSKDHPPAALYAVLESVTLGLPEVAPFVCEDGVDAVADALQIKRNNRERNLKQ; encoded by the coding sequence ATGGCTCAACGTGATAATCTGTATCGCCGTAGCAGCGGTATTTATGTTGTCCGTATTGCAGTTCCCGCCCGATACCGTCTCTACACGGGACAGCGTGAGATTCACGCTTCAACAGAAACAAACGACATCAGAAAAGCGAGAGCGATTGCCGCAGGTTTATTGGTTGTCTGGCAGCGATGTCTGGGTGAGTATCAAAAATTGGATAGAGAAAAGTTGGTAAGCAGTGCGCCTGCTTTGGCTGGAGAAGGAATGATCAGCCTCGCTGAATTTTGCGGTTTAACGAGCGCTTCCCTGCAACAAGTGGCGCAGCGACTACTTGATACGAATATCCCGCTTTTTTGGCTTGCTGATGGGCGTCCTGCCTACTATGTAGAAGACCTCTCACTCGTTGATAAGGATGATCCTGGGGCTTCTGGATTTATCATCGATAGTGCCATTAACATCGGGATCAGAGGTTCTCTGAACGGTTATATTCAGCCCTTGGTTGCCTCACGTATATTACGTCAGATGATAGCAGGCGAGACGCTGGAAGCAGAAACCGCGTTTAAATCCTCAGAGGCTTCATCCAAAGCTGCATGGTTCGTTGACTTTCCCGGTGTCGAAATCTCACCTACTTCATTAATGATTCATCGTGTGCAAGCTGAGCGCTTACGATTATTTTGGCTGTCATATAGTCCCGTGCTCTCTCCTGCAACTCCTGAGAAGCCAAAAGCAATATCCACTGCAATATTGTCCCCATCATTGCCAGAGAATGAGTATGTAAATCGTAAATACTACTCTGTGAAAATGAGCGAGCTATGTGAAAAATATATTCGCTACAAGCGCGGGGGGAAATTCACGGAAAAGGCAGAGAATCGAGTTCGGGAAGGTTTTAGCCTACTGGTTGAAGTCATGGGTGATCCAAAGCTTATAAAAGTAGATCGTGACTATCTCCGTGAGTATGAGAGCTTACTAAGGTCGATACCTGCACGGCGTGATTTGGCTAAAATCCGATACAAAATCAATGACATTCATAAGCTGGTGGTTAAAGCAAAAGAGAATGGCGACTCTCTAATGAGCGATAACACCGTTCGTAAATATATGCGGGTTATCTTCGAAGCTTTCAGGTGGGCTGATGGAGAAGGTATTTTTATTAAGTCCCCAGCGAATCAATTCTTCGCACCTGTAGAAAATGAAAAGATGGATCAGGACTTCAAAGCTGATTTCACTGATGAGGATTTGCGCGCTATTTTTAACTGCCCTTGGTTTAAACGTGGAACTGTGGATAGAAATAGCGAGGGACGCTTCCATCATTACCGTGCATTTCATTACTGGTTGCCACTCATCGGATTCTTTACCGGAGCAAGGATTAATGAGTTATGCCAACTTTATCTAGATGATATTAAGCAGGATGCGACCGGGTTTTATTTCTTTGAAATCAACAACGATCGGGCCGATCAGTCACTGAAAACGATTAATTCACGAAGAAAAATACCGTTGCATCCGACATTGATAAAACTTGGATTAATCCGCTATTGCGAAGCATTGAAGAAAGCAGGTCATGCGCGTTTATTTCCAGAGCTTCCTTACCACCCTGTAAAAGGATATGGCGATAAAGCTTCGGACTGGTTTAATCGCTCGTTGCTCAAAAAACGGTTAGGCTTTGAAAAAGACAGCAAAAAATCTTTCCATTCATTCCGTCACACGTTTTCTACCAGGCTCAAACAAGCAGGAATCGACAGCGAGACGCGTGCGCAGTTTGTTGGACATATCCGCGGTTCTGGAGAGACGGAGAACCGATATAGCAAAGATCATCCACCAGCAGCCCTCTATGCTGTGCTTGAGAGCGTTACGTTAGGGCTACCAGAAGTTGCTCCATTTGTTTGCGAAGATGGTGTAGATGCGGTAGCTGATGCGCTACAAATTAAAAGAAATAATAGAGAGCGTAATCTTAAACAATAA
- the gpt gene encoding xanthine phosphoribosyltransferase: MSEKYVVTWDMLQIHARKLAQRLLPADQWKGIIAVSRGGLVPGALLARELGIRHVDTVCISSYDHDNQREMKVIKRAEGDGEGFIVVDDLVDTGGTAKAIRDMYPKAHFVTIFAKPAGQPLVDDYVIDIPQDTWIEQPWDMGVVFVPPLSGR, translated from the coding sequence ATGAGCGAAAAGTACGTCGTAACTTGGGATATGTTGCAAATTCATGCCCGCAAACTGGCACAGCGTTTACTGCCTGCCGATCAATGGAAAGGCATCATTGCCGTCAGTCGCGGTGGTCTGGTTCCTGGCGCGCTGCTGGCGCGTGAGCTGGGCATTCGTCACGTTGATACCGTTTGCATCTCCAGCTATGACCATGACAACCAACGCGAAATGAAAGTAATCAAGCGTGCCGAGGGAGATGGCGAAGGGTTCATCGTAGTTGACGATCTGGTTGATACTGGCGGTACGGCGAAGGCGATTCGTGATATGTACCCGAAAGCGCACTTTGTGACCATTTTCGCCAAACCTGCTGGTCAACCGCTGGTCGATGACTACGTGATTGATATTCCACAGGATACTTGGATTGAACAGCCGTGGGATATGGGCGTGGTGTTTGTTCCGCCTTTGTCTGGCCGTTAA